In Ornithinibacter aureus, the genomic stretch CTCGGCGGGCATCGAGTCGCCGCTCACCTCGATGCTGGTGAGGCTGTCGATCTGGCTGACGACCATGAGCACGGCAACCCCGGCGAGGTAACCGACGAGCACCGGTTTGGAGAACAGGTCGGCGAGGAACCCCAGTCCGAAGGCCCAACCGAGGAGGCACAGGGCGCCGGTGACGACGGCGAGGGCCGCGGCGAGTGCGGCGTACGCGTCGGGGCCGCTGACACCGACCGCGGCCACGGCGGTCGCGGTCATCAGCGCCGTCGTGGATTCTGGGCCGACGGAGAGCTGGCGGGAGGAGCCGAGGACGGCGTAGACGAGGGTGGGCGCGACGATCGCGAGCAGGCCTGCGGCCGGCGGGAGCCCCGCGATCTGGGCGTAGGCCATGACCTGCGGGATGAGGTAGGCGGCGACGGTCACCCCGGCGAGCAGGTCGCCGCGCAGCCAGCCGCGCTGGTAGGTGCGCCACACCGTGATCCCGGGAAACGTCGTCGCGACGGTCACGGGCCTCCTGGCGTTGAGTGGCCGGTGGTGGCCGTCTGCGGTGGGCACGGGCTGATTCGACCACACGGCGTCGGCGTGTCGCCCGTCAATGTGGAGGATCGAACAGGTGTTCGTCTATGGTCGTCCACAGGTGGTGTCCCCGACGGCACTTGTCCACAGGCTCGACGGCAGCCCGTGACCGTTGTCGGTACCGCCACCTAGCGTCTGACCCAGACCTCGCGACGAGACCGATGGCGAGAGCTGGTCGCCGGTGGGCGCGCTCGCTGCACGAACAGGAAGAGACGGTGTGACATGGCAGGAAATCGCGGACCCGTGATGCCCAACCCCACGGCTGCGGCCAACGGTGGGGAGAAGGACAAGGCGATCGCCTCGGTGATGGCCCAGATCGAGAAGCAGCACGGCAAGGGTGCCGTCATGCGCCTCGGAGACGACGTGCGGCCCCCCATCGAGGTCATCCCCACGGGCTCCATCGCCCTCGACGTCGCACTCGGCATCGGCGGCCTGCCGCGCGGCCGGGTCGTCGAGATCTACGGACCGGAGAGCTCGGGAAAGACCACCGTCGCCCTGCACGCGGTCGCCAACGCGCAGCGAGCCGGCGGCATCGCGGCGTTCATCGACGCCGAGCACGCGCTCGACCCCGACTACGCCAAGGCCCTCGGGGTCGACACCGACGCGCTGCTGGTGTCCCAGCCCGACACGGGGGAGCAGGCGCTCGAGATCGCCGACATGCTCATCCGCTCCGGCGCGCTCGACATCATCGTCATCGACTCCGTGGCGGCCCTGGTGCCCCGTGCCGAGATCGAGGGCGAGATGGGTGACAGCCACGTCGGCCTCCAGGCCCGCCTGATGTCGCAGGCGCTGCGCAAGATCACCGGCGCCCTCAGCAGCACCGGCACGACGGCGATCTTCATCAACCAGCTCCGCGAGAAAATCGGAGTCATGTTTGGGTCTCCCGAGACCACGACCGGCGGCAAGGCGCTGAAGTTCTACGCGTCGGTGCGTCTGGACGTGCGGCGCATCGAGACCCTCAAGGACGGCACCGACGCGGTCGGCAACCGCACCCGGTGCAAGGTCGTGAAGAACAAGGTCAGTCCGCCGTTCAAGCAGGCTGAGTTCGACATCCTCTACGGGCAGGGCATCTCGCGCGAGGGTGGCCTCATCGACATGGGGGTGGAGCAGGGCTTCGTGCGCAAGGCGGGTGCCTGGTACACGATGGACGGGGACCAGCTGGGGCAGGGCAAGGAGAACGCCCGCAACTTCCTCAAGGACAACCCGGACCTCGCCGACGAGCTCGAGAAGAAGATCAAGGAGAAGCTCGGCATCGGTGTCCCGCGCGCGGAGATGCTGGCCGCCGTGCCGGACGTCCCGGTCGACTTCTGATCCCCCGCTCGATCCCGGACGCTCGGATGCCGTTCGCCGACTCGACGACCCCTCCGCCCCCGTGGGCGGCGGGGTCGTCGTCGGTTCCCGAGCCCGTGGTACCACCAGCGCGACGTGCGGCTGCGCCCCCTCCCGCAGATCCGGAGAGCGACCCGCGCACGCGGGGCAGCGAGCCCGACCCGCTCGACTGGGCCCGCCAGATCGTGCTGCGCCAGCTGACCGCTGGTCCGCGCAGTCGTGCCCAGCTCGAGCAGGTGCTGCGCCGCAAGGACTGCCCCGACGACGTCGCCGCCGCGGTGCTCGACCGCATGGAGCAGGTCGGCCTGGTCGACGACACCGCCTACGCGGGCATGCTCGTGCGGTCCCAGCAGGCCGGTCGAGGGCTCGCCCGGCGGGCACTGGCCCAGGAGCTGCGCCGCAAGGGCGTCGACGACGAGACGGCCAACGCAGCCTTGGCAGAGGTCGACCCGCACGACGAGGAGGAGCGAGCCCGAGCGCTCGTGGCGAAGAAGATGCGGTCCATGACCGGTCTGGAACCGCTCGTGCAGACCCGCCGCCTCGCCGGCATGCTCGCCCGCAAGGGCTATCCCTCGGACGTGACGATGCGGGTGGTGCGTGAGGCCGTGCGCGAGGCTCCCGAGAACCAGCGCGACTGAGCCTCTCGGCGCGCGCTCAGAAGGAGTGCAGCGGCCGTTGCGCCGCGGACAGCGAATCGGTCGGCACGATCTGCTTGCCATAGGGGAAGAGCGAGATCGGGATCATCTTGAGGTTGGCAATGGCCAGCGGGATGCCGATGATCGTGATCGCCTGGGCCACTGCGGTGATGACGTGCTCGAGGGCGAGCCACCACCCCGCGAGCACGATCCACAGGATGTTCAGCACCACCGAGCCGGCGCCGGCATCCGGCTGCTGCACGACTGCTCGCCCGAAGGCCCGCCGAAGACGAACCAGATGATGTTGAGCAGGGTGCGCACGCGAAGGATCCCCTCGAGATGGGCTGGTTCGGGGTCGAGCCAACCGGGCCCCAGCCTGTCATGCGCTTGCACCGTCGCGTAGCGACTCGGTTCGACCCGACCACCCGGGTCAGGCGGGACGGCGCCGCGCCACGACCTCGTCGTCGTCGGTCTCGCCTGTCTCGAAGAAGCCCAGGCTGGCGTAGAGACCCTTCGCCGCCGTGTTCTGCGGGTGGTAGGCCAGCGCGAACCCGGCGGCGTCGTCCCGGGGCTGAAGGGTCGTCAGCGCCTGGACCAGCGCGGCGCGACCCACCCCGCGACCTTGGTGCGCGGCGTCGACGATCACCCCACCGAGCCAGCAGCTGCCGTCCTCGTCGTCGATGCCCCACATGAGGAAGCCCACCACGGCGCCCTGCTCGTCATGCACCGCCAGTGGCTTCCACACGTCCTCGTAGGCGCAGAGCGCGAGGTAGTGGGTGGCAGCCGCGACGTAGGCGTCCTGGCCGGGCACGATGGTGAGGCCGGCGACGGCACGCCAGCTCCCGGCATCCACCGGACGCAGGGAGACCGACGGGCCGGGCTGGGTCATGCGCG encodes the following:
- the recA gene encoding recombinase RecA, coding for MPNPTAAANGGEKDKAIASVMAQIEKQHGKGAVMRLGDDVRPPIEVIPTGSIALDVALGIGGLPRGRVVEIYGPESSGKTTVALHAVANAQRAGGIAAFIDAEHALDPDYAKALGVDTDALLVSQPDTGEQALEIADMLIRSGALDIIVIDSVAALVPRAEIEGEMGDSHVGLQARLMSQALRKITGALSSTGTTAIFINQLREKIGVMFGSPETTTGGKALKFYASVRLDVRRIETLKDGTDAVGNRTRCKVVKNKVSPPFKQAEFDILYGQGISREGGLIDMGVEQGFVRKAGAWYTMDGDQLGQGKENARNFLKDNPDLADELEKKIKEKLGIGVPRAEMLAAVPDVPVDF
- a CDS encoding regulatory protein RecX; the protein is MPFADSTTPPPPWAAGSSSVPEPVVPPARRAAAPPPADPESDPRTRGSEPDPLDWARQIVLRQLTAGPRSRAQLEQVLRRKDCPDDVAAAVLDRMEQVGLVDDTAYAGMLVRSQQAGRGLARRALAQELRRKGVDDETANAALAEVDPHDEEERARALVAKKMRSMTGLEPLVQTRRLAGMLARKGYPSDVTMRVVREAVREAPENQRD
- a CDS encoding YccF domain-containing protein, with product MQQPDAGAGSVVLNILWIVLAGWWLALEHVITAVAQAITIIGIPLAIANLKMIPISLFPYGKQIVPTDSLSAAQRPLHSF
- a CDS encoding GNAT family N-acetyltransferase, yielding MTQPGPSVSLRPVDAGSWRAVAGLTIVPGQDAYVAAATHYLALCAYEDVWKPLAVHDEQGAVVGFLMWGIDDEDGSCWLGGVIVDAAHQGRGVGRAALVQALTTLQPRDDAAGFALAYHPQNTAAKGLYASLGFFETGETDDDEVVARRRPA